In Ailuropoda melanoleuca isolate Jingjing chromosome 4, ASM200744v2, whole genome shotgun sequence, the following proteins share a genomic window:
- the SULT6B1 gene encoding sulfotransferase 6B1, translated as MASESKFIDYIDEALEKSKETALSRLFFIHQGIPYPITMCTSETFQALDTFEARSDDMVLASYPKCGSNWILHIISELIFAESKKKYEYPEFPILECGDPEKYQRMKQFPSPRVLATHLHYDKLPGSIFKNKAKILVIFRNPKDTAVSFFHFHNDVPDIPSYGSWDEFFRQFMKGQVSWGSYFDFAVNWNKHLDDENVKFILYEDLKKNLAAGIKQNAELFGFSLTGEQIQTISAQSTFQAMRAKSQETHGAVGPFLFRKGEVGDWKNLFSETQNQEMDAKFKECLAGTSLGAKLKYESYCQA; from the exons ATGGCCAGTGAGTCCAAATTTATTGACTATATCGATGAAGCTTTGGAAAAATCCAAAGAAACGGCGCTTTCTCGCTTGTTTTTCATTCATCAGGGGATTCCGTACCCAATCACCATGTGCACCTCAGAAACTTTCCAGGCCTTGGACACCTTTGAAGCCAGAAGTGATGACATGGTGCTCGCATCTTATCCAAAGTGTG GCTCAAATTGGATTCTCCACATCATTAGTGAATTGATATTTGctgaatctaaaaaaaagtatgaatatCCAGAATTCCCAATTCTTGAATGTGGGGACCCAGAAAAATACCAG agaatgaaacAGTTTCCATCGCCAAGGGTTTTGGCCACTCACCTCCATTATGACAAATTACCTGGGTCCATCTTCAAGAATAAAGCCAAG ATACTGGTGATATTTCGAAACCCTAAAGATACGGCagtatcttttttccatttccacaaTGATGTCCCTGATATTCCAAGCTATGGTTCTTGGGATGAATTCTTCAGACAGTTCATGAAAGGACAAG TTTCTTGGGGAAGTTATTTTGATTTTGCCGTTAACTGGAACAAACATcttgatgatgaaaatgttaagTTCATATTATATGAAGACCTGAAAAAG aaccTGGCTGctggaataaaacaaaatgctgagTTGTTTGGATTCTCTTTAACTGGGGAGCAGATTCAAACCATCTCGGCCCAGAGTACCTTCCAAGCAATGCGAGCAAAATCTCAGGAAACGCATGGTGCTGTGGGCCCGTTTCTGTTCCGCAAAG GTGAAGTTGGCGATTGGAAAAATTTGTTCAGTGAAACTCAGAACCAGGAAATGGATGCAAAATTCAAAGAGTGCTTAGCGGGCACTTCCTTAGGAGCAAAGCTGAAGTATGAATCCTATTGCCAAGCTTGA